The following coding sequences are from one Molothrus aeneus isolate 106 chromosome Z, BPBGC_Maene_1.0, whole genome shotgun sequence window:
- the ZFYVE16 gene encoding zinc finger FYVE domain-containing protein 16 gives MDSYFKAAVCDLDKLLDEFEQNTDEYECFSAPQNPYDSKLSSVLDCLEHAHPTAELPEDPAGCPAPEESSPCVPAGTRDVLSFSPPKERGVAGPDLLSTVDSSSLNEAEALSLGRCSSVLVCDLVSDTADLIPSVAAPEGARDEFQGSQGPAGCGVSCVLTPVCVTSPGCNRAASTQQRDGDSVLQRSGHLTTEQINNSALKPESYAAGTVLGLCDDQHRTEPVKCNEVLNHPGQTAALDPECVSVTSQSWNAHSPKDEKLPFETQDDRACSAASKEACGGNAIGKVDPNNGSNADSMPSDLPKRHPLHNSNATVPGNCVLPGSSCQIGAEVELEKKATEENVDSEELNSSEIPSSVSSSCMSAEDVQTSQSCLSLPVSMCGSLVVSEEKVNPLPQNAVAEVISDTVTVHAGESKTHLPGRESCESTTWHEQEDVAEISENIAEESGDGEKYSTENVIDDSDSQQIKAFASAFLDLGAEPYDVGVDTFYDESVSSVLADFTVEENVIKSDILISDAELDDFLYGQSLQSSMLKSSDNDGNLVEADADGGSLTDLNNLDFTEVSEELMQAKLEEITSINSNLKASIPDNEVEAAAEVTMSQSQGMTESGSGALASDVCIKGARPKQLLDLSQGAAGQKQLNRTNVLERENQECGSVSPEAPLSDTSVNVGNTEPGESSSGAGGNQTSEGAEPRKAPAALSWKQPLWVPDSEAPNCMNCQAKFTFTKRRHHCRACGKVFCGSCCKRKCKLQYMEKEARVCTGCYDDINKAQAFERMMSPTGPVPNSSVSSEHSSAAVPVEGAWIPGGASSPSPSALLPTSALKQPGPEGLCPREQKRVWFADGILPNGEVADTAKLSSGAKRSQESSPENADLPETPAAANPEEDDLVTDVNQKLKEEIDKTTRMEGLHPSIPSDGAQQATPGQSEVAPGDRSVTLGTEECSRAAAAEKSSPSSEGRSTRAVPVSASSYRALCGVESWVRRDISLLPGGDQLPPLLLALGEKGKDLVVEEHPFHQKVTLLLGEGGPNPLTFILNANLLVNVKLITYSSEKCWCFSTNGLHGLGQAEIVILLQRLPDEDVFPSELFKLFLDIYKDAMKGRFIKNMENITFTESFLSNKEHGGFLFVSPAFQELDDQILPDYPFLCGILIHKLEIPWAKVFPVRLMLRLGAEYGAYPAPMVSVRHREPLFGDMGRTLDILNLPVDFRNYRCSLHTIDNLFVHVEMGRSCIKIPLRKHHEVMRVISSSNEHVISIGASFSTEADSHLVCVQNKQGLCHTRAIGATGQPRKVTGASFVVFNGALKTSSGFLAKSSIVEDGLMVQITREAMEGLRQALRDKKDFRITCGQVDTEDVKEYVDICWVENEEKTNKGILSPVDGESMEGTQREKAPQYRDFEREGKVMKCTEVYYFAKDHELSSAVPHRFAREIAIACSTALCPHLKTLKNNGMNKIGLRVSIDSDMVEYLAGSGGHLLPQNYLNDLDNALIPVIHSGMSDPTALPLKMELVFFIIEHLS, from the exons ATGGACAGTTACTTTAAAGCTGCAGTCTGTGACTTGGACAAACTGCTTGATGAATTTGAGCAGAATACAG ATGAATATGAGTGCTTCAGTGCACCTCAAAATCCATACGACTCAAAGCTGTCTTCAGTCCTGGATTGCTTAGAGCATGCAcaccccacagcagagctgccagaggaTCCTGCTGGATGTCCTGCCCCAGAGGAGAGCTCTCCCTGCGTCCCTGCAGGCACAAGGGATGTGCTCAGCTTCTCACCACCCAAAGAGAGGGGTGTGGCTGGACCTGACCTCCTGTCCACTGTGGACAGTAGTTCCCTAAATGAAGCTGAGGCTCTGAGCCTGGGAAGGTGTAGTAGCGTGCTTGTGTGTGATCTTGTCAGTGACACAGCAGATTTAATCCCCTCAGTGGCTGCTCCAGAAGGGGCTCGGGATGAgttccagggcagccaggggccCGCTGGCTGTGGCGTGTCTTGTGTCCTCACTCCTGTTTGTGTGACTTCACCTGGCTGCAacagggctgccagcacacagcagagggatggggactcAGTGTTACAACGTTCAGGGCATCTTACAACAGAACAAATTAATAATTCagctttaaaacctgaaagtTACGCTGCAGGAACAGTCCTGGGTCTATGTGATGATCAACACAGGACAGAACCTGTAAAGTGCAATGAAGTACTCAACCACCCCGGACAAACTGCTGCCCTGGATCCTGAATGTGTCAGTGTAACATCACAGAGCTGGAATGCACACAGTCCCAAAGATGAAAAACTGCCTTTTGAAACACAAGACGACAGGGCGTGCTCTGCAGCAAGCAAAGAAGCGTGTGGAGGAAATGCCATAGGAAAAGTAGACCCAAACAATGGGAGTAATGCTGATTCCATGCCTTCAGATCTGCCAAAGAGGCACCCCCTGCACAACAGCAATGCAACAGTACCTGGAAATTGTGTTTTACCAGGCTCTTCGTGTCAGATAGGAGCTGAAGTAGAATTGGAAAAGAAAGCCACAGAAGAGAATGTAGATAGTGAAGAACTTAATAGCAGTGAGATACCAAGCAGTGTTTCCAGTTCGTGTATGTCAGCTGAGGATGTCCAGACATCTCAGTCTTGTCTTTCCCTTCCTGTGTCCATGTGTGGTTCCTTAGTTGTATCAGAAGAAAAGGTTAATCCTCTACCTCAAAATGCAGTGGCAGAGGTTATTAGTGATACTGTAACTGTTCATGCTGGAGAGTCTAAAActcatctccctggcagggaaTCCTGTGAAAGTACAACCTGGCATGAGCAAGAAGATGTAgctgaaatcagtgaaaatatTGCAGAAGAAAGTGGAGATGGAGAGAAATACAGTACTGAGAATGTAATTGATGATAGTGATTCTCAGCAAATCAAagcttttgcttctgcttttctAGACCTTGGAGCTGAGCCATATGATGTTGGTGTAGACACTTTTTATGATGAGAGCGTGAGCTCTGTTCTGGCTGACTTTACTGTTGAGGAGAATGTTATTAAAAGTGATATTCTGATAAGTGACGCTGAGCTTGATGATTTCTTGTATGGACAAAGTCTGCAGTCCAGTATGTTGAAGTCTTCAGACAATGATGGTAACTTGGTGGAAGCTGATGCAGATGGAGGGAGTTTAACAGATCTGAACAACCTGGATTTCACAGAGGTCAGTGAAGAGCTTATGCAAGCAAAACTGGAGGAGATAACAAGCATTAATAGTAACCTTAAAGCATCTATTCCTGACAATGAAGtggaagctgcagcagaggtCACCATGTCTCAAAGTCAAGGCATGACTGAGAGTGGCAGTGGAGCTCTGGCTTCTGATGTTTGTATTAAAGGTGCAAGACCAAAGCAATTGCTTGACCTttcccaaggagctgctggtcAGAAACAACTGAATAGAACAAATGTACTTGAAAGAGAAAACCAGGAATGTGGTTCTGTTAGCCCAGAGGCTCCCCTCTCAGACACCAGTGTAAATGTTGGTAATACTGAGCCTGGggaaagcagctctggggctggaggaaATCAAACATCTGAAGGTGCTGAGCCACGTaaagcacctgcagctctgtcctggaAGCAGCCCCTGTGGGTCCCGGACTCAGAGGCACCCAACTGCATGAACTGCCAGGCCAAGTTCACCTTCACAAAGAGACGACACCACTGCCGAGCCTGTGGGAAG GTTTTTTGTGGTAGCTGTTGCAAACGAAAATGCAAACTGCAATACATGGAGAAGGAAGCAAGAGTCTGCACTGGCTGTTATGATGATATTAATAAAG CACAGGCATTTGAAAGGATGATGAGTCCAACTGGTCCTGTCCCCAATTCCAGTGTCTCCTCTGAGcattcttctgctgctgtgcctgtagAGGGGGCCTGGATACCTGGGGGTGCTAGCTCTCCTTCACCATCTGCACTGTTGCCTACCTCAGCACTTAAACAACCTGGTCCTGAAG ggctgtgccccagAGAGCAGAAGAGGGTTTGGTTTGCAGATGGCATTCTGCCAAACGGGGAGGTGGCAGACACAGCAAAGCTGTCCTCAGGAGCAAAGCGGTCACAGGAATCCAGCCCGGAGAACGCAGACCTGCCCGAGACACCCGCG GCTGCAAACCCAGAGGAAGATGACCTGGTAACTGATGTAAATCAAAAACTGAAGGAAGAAATAGATAAGACGACAAGAATGGAGGGATTGCATCCTTCTATTCCTTCAGATGGTGCACAGCAGGCCACGCCAGGCCAGAGTGAGGTGGCACCTGGTGACAGATCTGTCACTCTGGGCACTGAGGAGTGTTCccgtgcagcagcagcagagaagagcagtcCCAGTTCAGAGGGTCGGAGCACACGGGCTGTGCCTGTCTCTGCTTCAAGCTACAGAGCACTGTGTGGGGTAGAGAGCTGGGTGCGACGAGACATCAGCCTTCTTCCTGGTGGTGATCAGCTGCCTCCACTTCTGCTGGCGCTGGGTGAAAAAGGGAAAG ATCTTGTGGTGGAGGAACATCCATTTCACCAAAAGGTCACCTTGCTGCTTGGGGAAGGAGGTCCTAATCCATTGACTTTTATTCTAAATGCAAACTTGCTTGTCAATGTGAAGCTAATAACAT ATTCCTCAGAAAAGTGCTGGTGCTTCTCAACAAATGGACTGCATGGTTTGGGTCAGGCAGAAATTGTCATTCTGTTGCAGCGTTTGCCAGATGAAGATGTTTTCCCTAGTGAAttattcaaattatttcttGACATCTATAAAGATGCAATGAAAG GAAGGTTCataaaaaacatggaaaacattACTTTTACAGAAAGCTTTCTCAGCAACAAAGAGCATGGCGGATTCCTGTTTGTTTCACCAGCTTTTCAGGAACTTGATGATCAGATTCTACCAGATTACCCTTTTCTTTGTGGCATTCTTATCCATAAGCTGGAAATACCCTGGGCAAAAGTGTTTCCAGTACGTTTGATGCTGAGATTGGGAGCAGAATATGGGG CCTATCCAGCTCCCATGGTAAGTGTCAGGCACCGGGAGCCGCTCTTTGGAGACATGGGACGCACATTGGACATTCTGAATCTGCCTGTT GACTTTAGAAATTACCGATGTAGTTTGCATACCATAGACAACCTGTTTGTCCATGTGGAAATGGGTAGAAGCTGTATTAAAATACCTCTGAGGAAGCACCATGAG GTGATGAGGGTGATCAGTTCCTCTAACGAACATGTAATTAGCATTGGAGCCAGTTTCAGCACCGAGGCAGACTCTCACCTGGTGTGTGTGCAGAACAAGCAGGGCCTCTGTCACACACGGGCCATCGGTGCCACGGGACAGCCCAGGAAAG TTACAGGTGCAAGTTTTGTGGTGTTTAATGGAGCCCTAAAAACATCTTCAGGATTTTTAGCTAAATCCAGTATAGTTGAAG ATGGGCTAATGGTACAAATAACACGAGAAGCTATGGAAGGCCTTCGTCAGGCATTAAGAGACAAGAAGGACTTCAGGATAACCTGTGGACAAGTGGACACAGAGGACGTGAAGGAATACGTAGATATTTGCTGGgtagaaaatgaagagaaaacaaacaaagg AATTTTGAGCCCAGTTGACGGAGAATCAATGGAAGGAACTCAGAGGGAAAAAGCACCACAATACAGAGACTtcgaaagagagggaaaagttATGAAGTGCACTGAA GTTTACTATTTTGCAAAGGATCATGAACTCTCCAGTGCTGTTCCCCACCGGTTTGCAAGAGAGATTGCCAttgcctgcagcactgctctttGCCCTCACCTTAAAACCTTGAAAAATAACGGGATGAATAAGATAGGACTCAGAGTTTCCATCGACTCAGACATG GTTGAATACTTAGCAGGCTCTGGAGGACACCTTCTCCCACAGAACTACCTGAACGACTTGGACAATGCTCTGATTCCTGTGATTCACAGTGGAATGTCAGATCCTACAGCTCTGCCACTGAAAATGGAATTAGTGTTTTTCATTATAGAACACCTCTCTTGA